The Desulfolucanica intricata nucleotide sequence CATTGGCCGCAGCAGCTTTATTTATGATTAGTTTGGCTGCAGTGGCCAGGGTTACTCCGGGAATTATTTTAAAACGACTGGCTTGGGTAGTTCCCTTTGCCGGAGTAATGGTATTGTTTTTCCCATTTATCCTCCCCGGGGAGCCGGTATTCAATCTAAACCTGGGAATCTTTAATCTAACCGCAACTGATAAAGGCTTAGAGCAGGCTGCAGTGTTGTCTTTTCGGGTATTTGTTGCTGTAATGGCGGTTACTGTATTAACAGCCACAACTAAGTTTAAGGAACTATTAAACGCTTTACGAGATCTTAAAGTTCCCTCGATTTTCGTAGATTTGGTTGAGTTTAATGTAAGATATATTTTTGTATTAGTGGACGAAGTTTCACGAATGAGAATTGCCCGCCGGGCCAGAAATTTTCAAAATGGCAAAACTCTTTTTAACAGACACACTTTTAAAACCCTGGGAGCATCGGTAGCTGTTCTCTTTATCAGGTCTTATGAACGGGGAGATCGTATTTATAACGCTATGTTATCCCGGGGCTACTCCGGACAGGTAAAAGCAAAAGAAAGCGCCTCTTTAAAAGTTGTGGATTTGTGCTGGGGCTTAATTATTTGTGTAGTTGGAATGGGTTTAAGATTGGCAGAGTTTGGAGGAAATTCATGGCCAATATTATTGAAGTAGAAGAATTATATTATCGTTATAAGGACGGAACTAAGGCTTTAAATGGTTTAAACTTAATAATACATGAGGGCTCCAAGGTGGCTTTGCTTGGTCCTAATGGGGCCGGTAAATCAACCTTCTTGCTGCATTTAAATGGCATTCACTTACCCCAGAAGGGTTTGGTTAGAGTTTTGGGACGCGAGGTAAATAAAAAGAACGAGGGTTGGGTGCGCAGTCAGGTTGGTTTGGTTTTCCAAGATCCTGATGATCAAGTGTTTTCTTCCACGGTTTGGGAAGATGTTTCCTTCGGGCCAGTGAATATGGGACTTTCAGCAAAAGAAATAGAGGACCGAGTCAATACAGCTTTAAAGGCTGTACGAATGGAGGAGTACCGGGATAAAGTACCTTATCACTTAAGTTACGGACAGAAAAAAAGAGTAGCCATTGCAGGTGTGCTGGCTATGAACCCACGGGTAATTATTTTAGACGAACCGGTAGCTTATCTTGATCCCAAGGGTAAAGATACGTTAATGGAAATATTGGATGATTTGCACCGGCAGGGGACTACTGTGATGATTGCTACTCACGATGTAGACCTGGCAGCCGAGTGGGCGGAACAAGTAATAATTATTAAAAACGGCAGTATCTTGGCTGCCGGAGCTCCATCACTGTTAACAAGAGATGATATCGTGAAAACAGCGGAGCTTCGCTATCCTATTGTGACACAAATTTTCAGGCAGCTACCGGAACTTGAATTAGTTAATACTCCGCTTACTGTTAAGGATGCTGTTAAGATAATAAGAGAGATTAATTTACATAGGAGATGAGAAAATATGAGCAGTCAAATCTGGTTGGAACCTACTCATTTACATTTTCACACCGGTCACGAGGCTCAGGTTAAACTCTATCGGGGTGAGCAAATGTTTCCCCAGCCTCCCACAGGCGGTGAGAATATTTCTGTGAAACTTATTTGTCCTAACGGTAGTATTGAGAATTTGTCCATTGCCGATACTAAGAATGATGATTATTTTTTAATTACCTTCAGTCCCGCAGACGAGGGGTTATATACGTTAACCGCCCGGTCTGACGGAGATAAATATGCCAAAATTGTTGTTCCGGTAGGTCACCACCTACACGGAACAGGAAAACCTACCGGAGAAGAATTGGAAATTGTTTCGGAGACTGTTCAGGAATTTCGTCTGCAGGATCCCATTGTACTTACAGTGTTTAACCGGGGAAAACCCCTGTCCGGTGTGGAAATAAAGGCTACCTATCACCTTTATGACGGTGGTAATTATCCTTATAATCTAACCACCAATGGGAAAGGGCAGGCGGAGTTTGTTTTTCCTGAGAAGGGGCATTGGATGTTTATGGTTGATAATGGTGGTAAAACAGCTACTTTGGTTGTGCCGGGGGTAAGGTAGAAAATATGGGGTGTCAGGTTGCTTATACTGGCATCCCTTATTTTTTAGGTTAATATTAGGATAGGTCACTATTGCTATACCCTTTTTGCTGCAAATTAAGAACCCAACGAATTTGTATGATGGGATATTAATAGTACGCCTTGCGGGTATATTTCTTCTATGGAAAGTTTAAATTGTCAGTATCTACCGTGAAATGGTATAATTAGAACAGTATAAAAAAGTTGAAAGCTTTGGGGAATAATAAGATCTGCCGCGTACTATATTTTGCAAAACTTAATTCATTAAGATAAAGACCCGAAAAAATTTGCTTTAATATAAACCGTACATAAAATTTAACTCTTTAGAAAGGAAAGGTATCTTAATGATACATAAAATATTAGTACCTACAACTTATCCGGTAGGGCCGGTAAATGCTTACCTGCTGCCCGGTGAGCCATGCACATTGGTTGATCCGGGGCCGTTTACCCACGAAGGCAAAGAGGCTCTGAAGCGAGGTTTAGCTGAAGTAGGGGTACGTTTAAAGGAAATAAAAAAAATTGTTATTACCCATTTTCATCCGGATCACTGTGGTTTGGCCGATTGGGTAAGGAAAGAGTCAGGGGCTCTGGTTTATTTACATAAATATGAAGCGCCGAAGCTAACCGGTGAAGTCGATTTTTACCTGGAGCGGCTGCCTTTTCTTGTTGAGGCGGGTCTTTCAGAAGAAATGATTTTGGAAATAAAAAGGGACGGGGAGCGACAGCCGCCCCGTCCTTTGCTGTCTCGCACGGATATTACAGCTTTGTCCGGGGGAGAGGAAATATTTTTAGGGGGGACAATATGGCGGATCCTTTATTTGCCGGGACACTCCACGGGTCATATTTGTCTTTTTGAAGATGGAGAAGGTAATTTTATATCCGGAGATTTTTTGCTTGAACGAATTACTCCTAACACTATTTTGGAAGTTTGTCCGGAAGATCCCGGCAGGCGGGCAAAAAGCTTGAAATGTTATTTTGATGGTTTGAATATAGTTGAGAAGCTGCCGG carries:
- the cbiQ gene encoding cobalt ECF transporter T component CbiQ, whose protein sequence is MDLLLGAVRENSPLYRIDPRVKMLAIFVFIAFTSSLRSMFALAAAALFMISLAAVARVTPGIILKRLAWVVPFAGVMVLFFPFILPGEPVFNLNLGIFNLTATDKGLEQAAVLSFRVFVAVMAVTVLTATTKFKELLNALRDLKVPSIFVDLVEFNVRYIFVLVDEVSRMRIARRARNFQNGKTLFNRHTFKTLGASVAVLFIRSYERGDRIYNAMLSRGYSGQVKAKESASLKVVDLCWGLIICVVGMGLRLAEFGGNSWPILLK
- a CDS encoding ATP-binding cassette domain-containing protein, whose translation is MANIIEVEELYYRYKDGTKALNGLNLIIHEGSKVALLGPNGAGKSTFLLHLNGIHLPQKGLVRVLGREVNKKNEGWVRSQVGLVFQDPDDQVFSSTVWEDVSFGPVNMGLSAKEIEDRVNTALKAVRMEEYRDKVPYHLSYGQKKRVAIAGVLAMNPRVIILDEPVAYLDPKGKDTLMEILDDLHRQGTTVMIATHDVDLAAEWAEQVIIIKNGSILAAGAPSLLTRDDIVKTAELRYPIVTQIFRQLPELELVNTPLTVKDAVKIIREINLHRR
- a CDS encoding DUF4198 domain-containing protein codes for the protein MSSQIWLEPTHLHFHTGHEAQVKLYRGEQMFPQPPTGGENISVKLICPNGSIENLSIADTKNDDYFLITFSPADEGLYTLTARSDGDKYAKIVVPVGHHLHGTGKPTGEELEIVSETVQEFRLQDPIVLTVFNRGKPLSGVEIKATYHLYDGGNYPYNLTTNGKGQAEFVFPEKGHWMFMVDNGGKTATLVVPGVR
- a CDS encoding MBL fold metallo-hydrolase, whose translation is MIHKILVPTTYPVGPVNAYLLPGEPCTLVDPGPFTHEGKEALKRGLAEVGVRLKEIKKIVITHFHPDHCGLADWVRKESGALVYLHKYEAPKLTGEVDFYLERLPFLVEAGLSEEMILEIKRDGERQPPRPLLSRTDITALSGGEEIFLGGTIWRILYLPGHSTGHICLFEDGEGNFISGDFLLERITPNTILEVCPEDPGRRAKSLKCYFDGLNIVEKLPVKTVWPGHGREFSNYRQVIAEARQHHKVRCRKILEIIKDRGNYLTALQIMYELFPGLRGFEIFMGLSEILGHLDYMFDKNDIKKIKKEKVLYYYV